In the genome of Zootoca vivipara chromosome 6, rZooViv1.1, whole genome shotgun sequence, the window TATCTCAACAATGGCTATAGCAGTTGACACTCAATAGTAGCTCCACCCTGAAGTACGAATTATCGGCTGGCTCTGAATACAGCATATATTGTGCTAGCATCAAAGATGGTTACCTTGGTGTGGATATGCAGATGTTCCTGGAGTGTGCGGATCTTGGCTGTCAAGAATGCAACTGCAACAGCAAAAGAAAGTCACTGCAGAGAGGCCAGAGACAAAGTGCCTATTCCAATGTGAATGTTTCTGAATTCCTGCTTTAAAATTGCACATAGACATTGCCAACCAGCAAGCAAACACGGGGAAGTGACCACTTAGAGCTGGCTGCTGGATGTGCTTCCAttattctagagcaggggtgtcaaactcaaattcatcgggggccgcaccagcagtttggtcaccctcaaagggccggttgtgtctgtaagactatgtgtccactctttattatcataaattattgtcactgcattcaattattactgttttttgtaataatgtaagctcattcccgcccccacgcggatcacattccggcgtcgtggcgcgtgtgtgggaggggatgtaaacgaaggaaatttgaacaaaaggtggggatcgacggcttccgggggggggggtcaactaaaccttcggcaggaaggagaaagccactgctgggattaaaaacctgcagatggaaagagggcttccctctcccgccctgcgcacacccaaaccccgctaggcaggatgctacaccctgcaacccaccccatgctttggagaggggcaggaacatgcggtgcagcgccaactccctgctttgcttttgcatcctccctcctcagcgccagagtcccttcccctcgcgctgagggagggcagcggatttcccgaggaggaaggtggcggcagccccagcagacgtgcatcttcgcctcagagctgctcttccccccacccgcgctgttgtcgtcttcgccgccgcctctccctaccgggactgcaggcagaggaggcttgaaaacctcccccccccaaaaaaaattcccctctcacctactcaaaccgcaaggcgactccatctggagccctacatcacgaggggctgagaggaggcggcggcagagcgggaagagcaggaacccgtgccgtcgtcgccgcctccctcccggcctccccccggggagcagctccgccggaactgagaagccaaagggcggctcggggtggggggcagagcaaaagccaggcaccctcccgagtgtctatgaggagaaaacgggggaagagggaagagaaacccagctCCATCAAGAGAGTGGCTGTTgcacttcgcctacttccccctcaggctcactccgcgtccctttcgcccgctcgctcacccacctcccggatgcagccgaggagaggaagggaagcggtgggcggcggctccccagtgccgcctcactcgctcttggagacaacagcaaaggccgccaaaaaaaaatccagcgctgctccgtcccggcaccaactttcccggtggcgcctgtagggctttcctacctcctcggcgggcttgctcctcctcctcctgcatctcacttcctcgtctggccgctgtgccaccgcctccctcaggctcattcgaaattgaaattccctggccaaggccgtcagcgcggctccagcaccccggcctccgcctgcagccccgcccccggttttgaccctcggccaatcgcaggctccataACTACTGTGAGTGGCTATTGTCGgcagcggctacgcgggccacatgacgaggtctggcgggccggattaggcccccgggccttgtgtttgacacccgtgttctagAGCTTGCACTAGACTAATGACAGTTTAATGTTATATAGCTGGAAGATCTAAGGGTCTTCCCTCTGGCTACTTCAAAATCCTTGCGTGGACTTTGGCAGTAGATACACGGCAGAGGTGGAGAACACtgttggccttccaggtgttgttggactgcaattttcatcagtcccagccagcatggccaatggtcaggggtccaagAACACTTTAGTGTCTGTAAGTTCTCCACCTTGGTATAGGGCAAAAAGAGAAGCAGGACCACTCCACCTGCTCTTCTGAGAGACATGTGGCTCCAGCTCTTTTATACAGGAAGGGAAAGCACATAAGCAGATCTGTCATGTTCTCTATATAGAAGGAAATGTCTCTCAACATTAAGAGATCATCCTGCCGCAACTCTGTCCAACACTGGCATTTGCCAAGTAGGATCCAGCTGGACCTCTGTTTCCAGATGTACCCTTTCATAGCTCCATTTTCTGCTATGTATCCCTTGAAGTGCCCGCTGGGGCTATTCCCTTGGGGCACAGAGAGGATGACAGCGAAGGAAACAGGAGGCAGCAGCTTTTCTCTTGGGACATATTTTCCTGCTTACCTTGGACCTCTAAGGAGCTAGTGTCAGTTGGGGCCGTCCGGACTTGGTCTGCTAGCTGCTGTTTCTTGATTTTCACTTTCTCCTTCTGCACGCAGAAGGGGAAGACAAAATTAATACAACTAGATACTAATACAACTAGATAACTAATAGTCACTCAACCCCACTCCACTATGCAGGAATGGCGGGCTATTGTTTGCTTACAATGCCAACAGTAAATCTGCCTGCCTACAGAAAAGGCATAAATTCTGCTtttatgactttttttttaatggtaaagCATGGAAGAGCGGGGGAATGAAGGAATATTTGCCCCCAATCCCAATTTACCCATGTAGGAGAACACTGACCTGGCTTGCCATTTCCAGAGACAGCAACCTTTTCACAACATCATCTACCCTGCAGGAAAGCAGAGAGTTCCTTTGATTACTTGTCCCTAAATTGCTTAACATTTGGGGAACAGCTTTGAGAGATTAGAAATCAAGAGAGCCATGTTAGATATTCAGAATTAAATGTAAGTTATAGGAGCACTAATTTAGGATCTCCCCATCATCTGAGGACCCCAGTCAATAAAATGAGGTGTAAGCGGTTGCATTTTGGGGGCCCCTAAAGGGCAGCCCAATGTGGCAGACTTGCTGTTTCCTCCATGGTGCCCCTTTTCATGAAACTCACAGTACTTCCCTGGTCCTTGCAAACCTTACTTGTCTATAACTGGGATGTTGGCATAAGGTTTCTTCAGCATTGTGGGAGGCAGATCGTCCAAATGGCTGGGGATTtctgcaacaacagcaacacagcaATAAGAGCACAGCAGCTGCCTTGCTAGTTCACTCTAGTACAGAATACTTTTTTCCAACAGTAGTCAGCCAAGTATTGGTGGAAACACATGAGCTGATGTCTAAAAGAGAAGTAGGTAAAGAGAGGGAAGTACATTGTGGAAGCTAAAGAGGGACTCCAGTTGCAAAATATTGGTGACCTACAAGCCAGCAGGAAGTTGGTTCACCTGGGCCAACAGGACATGCAGCAAGTGGGGTATCATAACGTGTCCAATCACCCTTTTTTATTTAAGAGAACTTGTGTGCTGCTTAATTGTAAACAAAACCTCTAAgcaattttattttccatttcaatggatTAGGAAATGGGGTAAGAGACAGAGGCTTGGACCCATAATATCCAGTAGTCATGAAACTCCCTCAAAACCTGAATCCCAAACAGTTCAGATGACAGCCTTAGCAGACCAACTGCTTACAACAATGAGCATGTAATACAAACCTTGCTTTTTTCTACGGACAGGCCTGGCATAATCCCTGGCTGTTTGAAGGAGGGGGCTCTTATCTAAAAGGACAGAAAAGTAGCAGGGGTTACACTTGAGCCACATCAATGCAATACAATAACACAACAGCACAGTAGCATTTTGCTCCTTGGAAGTAATTAGGCACATCACTTCTCTCTCTTGGTTTTTGGGGAGATTAAACAGCTCTTCCAGTCTGAGAACAATCTGTGGAGAAGCAATTTTTAGGCTCATAAGTAGACGGAACATTTTATATTTGAAGAATATGCATTGCTCATGTGGGCAATGCAGGAGCAGAGAAAGAGTAAGTTGCTCTGTCTTTCACCCCCAACAAGGCTGCTGCAATTGCTCAGGTTGCTAGATGTGACCAAAAGTCATATTTTGGGCATTGGACGAGGGAGGATGTCTAACAGCAAAATCCTTTgcatattctattctaaaaaaataaaaaaataaaaatccttctctTCTATTCTAAGCTCAGTAGGGTCATGCAGTTTCCAGTTCAAGTAGAGGTTCCACTACAGGGAAAGAAGAAATGGCTTCCAATGCAAGGGGCATGTAAACAAGTTCTTTTGACATACAACAGCAACTTCTTAGTCACCATATTCTTTTCACAATCCAAGGCCGTAATCAAGATCATTTAGTACATTAACACCAAGAACGGAGGAAACTGCCTCCTTGGTTGTGAGCTTGTTGTTGCATTTAACAGGTGAGGAGAGAGATGGAATGAGAGGCCTTGGTACATGGAAGATGACAAGTGATGGAATAACCCGGGACACAGCCACAGAGAGACCAAAGCAGCCCTCACTGCTGGGAAGCTTCATCTCCATCCACCAGATgccagtgtggcacagtggttagtgtcagactaggacctgggagatcagtgttcaaatccccagtcagccatgaagcccactaggtgaccttgggccagtcatcacGTCTATTTCACAGgattgttatgaggataaaatggagaggggcagAATGTGTGTGCAGCACCTTTACCTCCttgggaaaaggtggaatataaatgtaataataaaataaataaataagtgggttgGTGGAAGGTGTCTGCCACACTGCAAGGTAATTACCAGAATGGtcaactccacccccaccctgtcctgcctTCTGCTCCTATTACACCAACAAAGCACATGCATAGATGTGTGCGTCTATGGGTCTCCAGTGCCACTTCCCCCACGTGCCTTAAAGCAGATTGACTCCCAATCATATTCACACTTGGACAATGAGGCCCCCTTTGATTCTATTTTGATGAGTAATAGTAATGGTGgaaataatacggtaataataataatgtattatttgtaacccacccatctggctgggtttccccagccactctgggcggcttccaacaaagattcaaaatacattaaaatgtcgcacattgaaaacttccctgaacagggctgccttcagatgtcttctaatgtgACTTTTGCAAGCAGCTTGGAAGGCACCCTGTGGAAAGGGGCCTTTCTGTCACTTGCCGAGACGGGGACGGTGTGAATCcatttcccccaacctggtgccttcctggTGTTCTGCACTGAAATccccatcaacccccccccccaaacagcgtGGCCGCGTTCCCTTGAGCTCCGCCCGGCTGTGCTGTCTGGGACTGAATGGGAGCTGCACCCCAAGTTGCCAGGTAGGGGGAGGCCCGTATCTAATCCGAAGCAGAGGCCGTGTAAACGGTGCGCGCGCGCTCTGAATTACTTAACCCCGGGCTCCTTACGCAGTGATCCCcgacccgccgccgccgccgctgccacgtTCGAGCCGAGGCAGCTCCATCCGCGCAGCGCGGCAACCCCCGCCGCCGAGACTCCCCTGAGCAACACCAGCGACATCCTCTCCTAGCTTAGTTcctgggcgccgccattttggtGCGTCACAGGCCAGGTCCCCGCGGGAGCGCCGAGATCATCGATTGATACCCTGCGCGCCGGAGCCAATGGAAGGCAAACGAAGAAGGTGAAGCCCGCCCCTCAGGTGATGAATGGCAGCCCCTGCTCCCagcctgttgtttagtcgtgtccgactcttcgtgacctcaccatggaccagagcacgctttCGTTCTGATGCCGAGCGCGGGCGGCTGCCTGCGAGGTGGGTCAGTGGGAGCGACTTCACTGCTTGGCAGAGCTTGCTCACTTGCGCCACCTAGGCCAGCGTtgcctgctctggctggcagcagctctccttgaTCTGGAGATGCCTGCTGAGGACTTTCTGGCGCTTTCTACCTGGCGCTGGAACTTTCTGCACGATGCAAAAAGggctcctccaccacctccttctccttcttcttcttatttgacgatcactcgtagttgagtaagattgtcttccatgaacacagtcttaacagtgagtctgtaagtaaccatggaggccaattctggatccacacgtccttccacagtgaggtcATAGGTTTCTGGTGAACATCCTTCGgttcctccatgataatatgacagcaacaattgcagataacaatggctttcaaagtgaaccattcacagtgggatcaagtgttaaacagggttgtgttgttgccccaactctatttattattttcattgccatgatcctacactttgttgaagggaaattccccaccggagtagaaatcatatactgtatcgaacagatggaaagcttttTAATCTAAGTAGGCTGAATGCAAAGAATAAAGTTgccataacttccatcatagagcttcagtatgctccaccaccaccaagctGTGGGTCCTCCCTAGCAGCTGGGAGCTGCCAGTCAGCTCAGGATTCTCTACAGACATCAACCTCCCCCAAATTTGTGCCtgccggatgttttggactacaactcccatcagcctgagacAGCTACACCAAAAACATTTGCAGATTGGTGTACTTGACTGGGATTGTGTCCATCAACCATTATTTTGTAGCAGATGTGACATATGCATTGCTTTTCAAATCCAAAACAATTTTAATCGGAGATGGTGTAGGCTGAACCAGAAATCTCAGGTGCCCCCAAGAGGTGCAGCACCAGCCGAGCTAAGGGTCTTCCCTTAATTGTGGGAATAATATTTTTGTGACCTGTTCAGTGGCTGGTTGGTGAGGGACCCTTGACTTACCTTTAAAGGAACTCTGGGCTTGTTTCCACACTAAAATCCTTTAGCACTGCCAATATACTTATTTACAGGTAGTGAAAGGGGAATTAAAACAGAGGTGTCATGCAGTCTTGGTGCAGTAATGCCCTTCCCTGTATGCAAGTTCTATTTATAAGGAGCTAGTTCAATTCTAATGTTCGTTAAAGCTTCAATGTCTTTTAAACgccttttaaaatgtatgtgtCTGGCCAAGCTTTCCTGGGttttgacttacatttttttgtatttcttttgtgctgttgtgttttcaaccactttttaaagtaattttttgAATACTAATATTTTTGTAATCCTTGCTTGGTTGGAGGATAGCTGTTTTTCAAATTGCATATTGTTTCGGGAAGTACAAATATGGCAGtgtcacctttaaatgcaaaccaaatttctcccccatcccttctgGAGGACTACAGCTTCCTTAAAGGTTTGCATGTGATCTGAGCAAGTGTTGTTTATGCTTCCTGGCCAGCACCTGTGACCTTTCAAAGTGCCCTGAAGTGGAGCACACTTTGAttccactcttcttctttggGGCTCTGTTGGGTTGGCTTGCAGTTGCACTGGCAGAATCTGAAGGGAAAGGTAGAAAATAATAGATGTAGCTCCCCCTGCTCCCTACCCCCTGGTGTACCATCACAGATTGCAGCAGAACTACGAGACCTGCATCTTCCAAAGTTCCTAGATCACACACTCACTTTCCACCCAACAAAGATGGAGTAGGGGCTGCAGCCAATTCTTGTCTGCGATCCCTGCATTACATATGATATGAATGAGGGGTGTTGCGGGAGGGGGAGAGTGCAAGAATTGCAACAAGGATGAACACAAGGAGAATTGTGGAGCACCTTTAATTTGCAATGTTCCATATACAGTACATGATAAATAAACAGCAGCAGTGGGTATAAACACATTGGTGTTCCCAACCCTCCTCCTGGGAACATTGATCCCCTTTGACTTCCTGCTCAGGCTGTGCTAAACAGGGAAAAACCTGTTTCCCGTCTCGATTCTCCAAGCTGCTCCTTGGTTTTCCCTCCAAACCCTTTCAGGCAAAAATTGACATTTTGTGGGCACCCTTGTTTGCTGCCATAGAAGGAGCAACACATTTCCTTTGCACAACACGACTTTATGCTAGCATGTACCCTGCCTGcccttttgcatttttgtgatgACTGCGATGGCTTTTAGTAAACAAATAGGACTAATGATCGTGAGTTTCTTGGGCTGCTCTTTTTCTCAtgcctcttcctttccctcctccccaccttgGGAGGTTTTGGTTTGTGGCTCTCATCCAGCTGGCACTGTGCTTTCTGCAGCTTATCCATGGCTGCTCCTTCTTTCCCCAAGACCTTTGCACAGCAGAGGCAGACGTCCCCAGAAATGGGGCCAGCCCAGGGAGTTTGCCTTTAGGTCTGGGCTGCCCCAGCTTTTGTGAACCCCGGAGACCATGCCAcatggggaagagaggggagtcTCCATTTGCAGGTGCTTGGTACTGGTAGGTGCGTGGGAGGTGGGTCATCCATGCAGGTCCAGGGCAACAGGAGCAGGGGGCAGCAGGAGGCCATCAACAGGGGTTGAATAGGGGACCACAGTTACAAAAAGGGGAAGGAACCCAAGGCAGGGCTCCTTTCAGTTCTGTCTCTTCTTGCTTCAAaatggaggaagctgccttatactgaccttctgcatgcaaagcagatgttctcccaCTGAGATAACCCCTTCCCCTAAAGGGGAGCAAAAGGCATCACTCAGGGAACACCACCCCAACATCCGCTCCACTTTCTTAGTCTCTCTAGAGGATGACACAAAATCTAGGTGGCTGGATATTTAGCTGGAATAATTCAGTGCTTCCTCcattgaaggaggaggagaagaatgcAAGAAGTCGCAAGCAGCTCCAGTTTGATGCTCCCCCTGTCAACCAGGTTCTAGAGTTTTCGGAAGTTGCTCAGGTCTTCATCCCCATTGATTTTGAGGCCCTGGAGCAACGGGAAATCTAACAGGGCCCTGTCCAGGAAAACGGCATCCTCCTGACAATTATAGTCGAGCTCTCTGTTTGGATGGTCACCGTGAAACCACAGGTTCTCGTAGGGCTTTGGGCTGGGCGTCCTGTCGCTTAGGAGGGGCTGTGTGGAGTTGGAGCGCATGTAGAAACTGGGCGAGGCCTTCTGTTGGCTGCAGTAGCTGTCCACAAACACCTTTGCGTAATGGACAGACTCCGGGCTGTTTACATAAGGGGCTGGCGTTGGGTCACTGGCTGGCAGAGTGGTCTCAGCATCGCCCACATAAGATTCCAAGGAGGCTGTCATTGGCCCATCCTCCAGGGCCTTGGCGGGATCCCCCTTCCCACAGGAAAGGCATTTTTTCTCATCCGCTTCAATCACCAAGATGGCCGAAACAACAACAGGGCTGAGCTTGCACAACTTTGGAGCCTGGAGGATCTCCTGGGGAAGAAGGCAGGAGGTCAAGTTAACAGCTAATGGCCACAGTACAGGTCACCCCCCCCGGTTGGGTGAGAGGAAAGGCCCATCATCCCTTGAGGTGGAATAACCATCCCCGGTGAGGCCTCAGCATCAGATGATCTCTGAACATGAAGGCTTTGCAGTGTTATAGCTAGAAAACTCATAGCTAGAAAACTCCAATAATCTTGGATTCATCTATGTATTCATCTGGACCAGCtgtttccaacctggtgccctctggacacTTTGGACTTCCACTCCCATCAGCATAGCCATATAATGCTGTTGCTAGTGCTGGCTGCAGCttatggaagttgtggtccaattCGACTTGAAGACAGGAGGGTGGCAAAGGCTGACCTGAGCCAACAAAGCCCATGTCCTCAAACGTCCCTGGCCTGTGGCTGCTGACCTCTGGGGTCAATATGTGCTGATATCTAGCTGTGGCCACTATGTGATGTGGGGCTTGTGATGTGCAGAACTCAGGGTGGGTCAGGGCAGATGGGCTGCCCATTGTTCCCAGCTGGGCCACCTGCCCATGACTTACACTGCAGGTGGGATATGTGTAAAATGTGGGTCAGTATTCTAAAAGAGCTGTGCAGGTAGGGGAGGAATAGGAGGGGCAGCAAGCCAAGCCAAAGAGACTCCACCCCCACTACATTTACTTCTTGCAGAATGGCTGGTGCCCATCTGCCAAGGCTGCTGTTGGCTGGGTCAGGGACGCTGGGCCAAAACTGGGTTTTCATCCTGTGGGTCACGAGAGAAAGATTTGGTGAGACTCGAGGAACAACATCCCAGGAGGCAAGTGTTTAGGCTGGCTGGACATCCCACGAAAGGCAGGATGTTACAGCTTTCGTTGTGTCAGCCTGATTCCCATTCAACCACCAAGGGCCCGGGTTAATGTGGACTGTGAACTCCTTTAATTCCCCATTGTCCCACCCCCTCCAACTACTGTCgtcccacactttcccctccctaaatCCTGATCTTCACTATGCTTTGAAATCCAAATAGAGCAACATCAACTGCATAGGAAATCTCCATCCTTCGAAatccacacttatctgaattttgtgatgtaggTATCCACTCAAACAATGTTCACAAAAGTGCATAAAAAGCtcacataaaaatgaatattttagtgAAATTAAGATACATAAATGCATTATATTCTTGCACAAATGTGTATATCAGTCAAAAGAATGTATAAAATatgtttgttaggagaaattcatattaaaatgctgaagaacttaaatgaggattttttttaaaaaaactgcaaattgctgcaaaatgtggagaactgaatttaagactgggaaaatgagaaacctaaATAACTGAAATTGACTGATCCTTCCTTCCCTACTTTGAGTCCGGACTCATTCTTTCTCCTTGTCCTTTGCTTTCATGCTCATTCCCTGCTTCTTCCCTACTAACATGCCAAGCCCTGGtctcttgctttcctcctcctcctgcaaataCCTCACTTCCCATCTGAAGCCATCTGGGCAACAACTATGTTTTCTCATCTGCTCTCAGAGATGACAAGCAGGATGAGTTCTGCAGCTCCTCCCTAAACTCACCTCTTGCTCTTCTGGAAACAGATGACCAGGACAATAATCGCCAGCAACAGGAGCCCAATCAGCATGTAGACAAAGGGGAGGTCCATGTCATCTGGAAGAGTGAGATCACAGAGGAGTATGCAAAGGTGATAGTGGTGGCATGTCAAGAGGACCTTCCGCATTTGGGGCTGGAGGAGAGAGTGGAGAATAGGGTGCATGTGGACTTGTTCAGCCTTGCATGGGCATCATTTGCTGGCTACAGCCTCAAGTG includes:
- the MRPS15 gene encoding small ribosomal subunit protein uS15m; its protein translation is MSLVLLRGVSAAGVAALRGWSCLGSNVAAAAAAGRGSLHKSPLLQTARDYARPVRRKKQEIPSHLDDLPPTMLKKPYANIPVIDKVDDVVKRLLSLEMASQKEKVKIKKQQLADQVRTAPTDTSSLEVQVAFLTAKIRTLQEHLHIHTKDTTNRRQMFIAIDRRKMLLKYLRNTKYDVFEKTCKVLDIKYEFPPLYCRRATRRWMAKKALCNKVYQEVKKLKAPQILKQRQEWLERTRAREAEKQASPTEGSPV